A section of the Flavobacteriales bacterium genome encodes:
- a CDS encoding Rrf2 family transcriptional regulator: MFSKACEYGIRAAMCIASCGRMGERLGLHEVAERTGSPEAFTAKVLRKMVEGGLIDSQRGPNGGFLITPDQAKRIRLSRIVDLIDGDSVYKGCGLGLDACDARKPCPLHDQFAKVRADLRRMLEGTTLHDVVDGVPLDKIILKR, translated from the coding sequence ATGTTCTCCAAGGCCTGTGAATACGGCATCCGCGCCGCCATGTGCATCGCCTCCTGCGGCCGCATGGGCGAGCGGCTGGGGTTGCATGAAGTGGCGGAACGCACCGGGTCACCGGAGGCCTTCACGGCCAAGGTGCTCCGAAAGATGGTGGAGGGCGGGCTGATCGATTCGCAGCGCGGGCCCAACGGCGGCTTCCTCATCACCCCCGACCAGGCGAAGAGGATCCGCCTCAGCCGCATCGTGGACCTCATCGACGGCGACTCCGTCTACAAGGGCTGCGGCCTGGGCCTTGATGCCTGCGATGCCCGCAAGCCCTGCCCGCTGCACGACCAGTTCGCCAAGGTGCGCGCCGACCTGCGCCGCATGCTGGAGGGCACCACCCTGCACGACGTGGTGGACGGAGTCCCTCTTGATAAGATCATCCTGAAGCGCTGA
- a CDS encoding tryptophanase — MKHRTIIEPFRIKSVEPIGLSTEEQRVGYLKEAHYNPFLLRSRDVIIDLMTDSGTSAMSAHQWAGMMEGDEAYAGSRSWERMLAEVQDLTGMEHVLPTHQGRAAERILYGHLGGPGKVFISNTHFDTTRANIEFTGATAIDIPIAEGRDPALMHPFKGNMDVAQLDHLLKEHKGHVGAVILTVTNNSGGGQPVSKANAEGVAAICKRHGVPFLLDCCRIAENSWFIKDREEGMEGLTYRQIAQRLFALADGAIMSAKKDALVNMGGFLALRDAALAEACINLLIITEGFTTYGGLSGRDMEAIAIGLQEVFDPHYLDYRIKSTTFVGRQLHELGVPLMRPVGGHAVYIDAKALYPHIPPEQYPGQALVCELYRLGGIRSVEIGSVMFGTYLPDGSLKPSPMELVRLAIPRRVYTQSHMEYVAETFEEIMRTREQVRGYRIIKEPRFLRHFTAHFEEI; from the coding sequence ATGAAGCACCGCACCATCATCGAACCCTTCCGCATCAAGAGCGTGGAACCCATCGGTCTCAGCACCGAGGAGCAGCGCGTGGGGTATCTCAAGGAGGCCCACTACAACCCGTTCCTGCTCCGCTCGCGCGATGTCATCATCGACCTGATGACCGACAGCGGGACCAGCGCCATGAGCGCGCACCAATGGGCCGGCATGATGGAGGGCGACGAGGCCTACGCCGGTTCGCGCAGCTGGGAACGCATGCTCGCCGAGGTGCAGGACCTCACCGGCATGGAGCACGTGCTGCCCACCCACCAGGGCCGCGCCGCCGAGCGCATCCTTTACGGCCATCTGGGCGGTCCGGGCAAGGTCTTCATCAGCAACACCCACTTCGACACCACCCGCGCCAACATCGAGTTCACCGGCGCTACCGCCATCGACATCCCCATCGCCGAAGGACGCGACCCCGCGCTCATGCACCCCTTCAAGGGCAACATGGACGTGGCTCAGCTGGACCACCTGCTCAAGGAGCACAAGGGCCATGTCGGCGCCGTCATCCTCACCGTCACCAACAACAGCGGCGGCGGACAACCGGTGAGCAAGGCCAATGCCGAGGGCGTGGCCGCCATCTGCAAGCGCCATGGGGTGCCCTTCCTGCTGGACTGCTGCCGCATCGCGGAGAACAGTTGGTTCATCAAGGACCGCGAGGAGGGCATGGAGGGGCTTACCTACCGCCAGATCGCGCAACGCCTGTTCGCCCTGGCCGATGGGGCCATCATGAGCGCCAAGAAGGATGCCCTCGTGAACATGGGCGGCTTCCTCGCCCTGCGTGATGCGGCGCTGGCCGAGGCCTGCATTAACCTGCTCATCATCACCGAGGGCTTCACCACCTACGGCGGCCTCAGCGGGCGCGACATGGAGGCCATCGCCATCGGCCTGCAGGAGGTCTTCGATCCCCACTACCTGGACTACCGCATCAAGAGCACCACCTTCGTGGGCCGCCAGCTGCATGAACTGGGCGTTCCGCTGATGCGTCCCGTCGGGGGCCACGCGGTGTACATCGATGCCAAAGCGCTCTACCCGCACATCCCGCCGGAACAGTACCCTGGCCAGGCGCTCGTGTGCGAGCTCTACCGGCTGGGCGGCATCCGCAGCGTGGAGATCGGCTCGGTCATGTTCGGCACCTATCTGCCCGATGGTTCACTGAAGCCCTCGCCCATGGAACTGGTGCGCCTGGCCATTCCGCGCCGCGTATACACCCAGAGCCACATGGAATACGTGGCCGAGACCTTCGAGGAGATCATGCGCACCCGCGAGCAGGTGCGCGGCTACCGCATCATCAAGGAGCCGCGTTTCCTACGGCACTTCACGGCGCATTTCGAGGAGATATAG